From the Deinococcus misasensis DSM 22328 genome, one window contains:
- the ilvN gene encoding acetolactate synthase small subunit, giving the protein MSANLYGDTTSSPNKDHIISVIVRDEPRVLTRITSMFARRGFNIKSLSVGTTENAGVSRMTIVVGGDDNILQQAIRQLEKLIDVIKVIDHREEKFVDRELVLVKVTITPETRVEVRHIAEDFRARIVDVGRYALMFEVTGDEGKITAFIEQMRPFGIIETMRTGRVALSRGSNADIPTQVYTGGESKSLEPVLGDVEI; this is encoded by the coding sequence ATGAGTGCAAATCTGTACGGCGACACCACCAGCAGCCCCAACAAAGACCACATCATCAGCGTGATTGTGCGTGACGAACCCCGCGTGCTGACCCGCATCACCAGCATGTTTGCCCGCCGGGGATTCAACATCAAGAGCCTGTCCGTGGGCACCACCGAAAACGCCGGGGTCAGTCGCATGACCATCGTGGTCGGCGGAGACGACAACATCCTGCAGCAGGCCATCCGTCAGTTGGAAAAGCTGATTGACGTGATCAAGGTCATCGACCACCGCGAAGAAAAATTCGTGGACCGCGAACTGGTGCTGGTCAAAGTCACCATCACCCCTGAAACCCGCGTGGAAGTGCGTCACATCGCCGAGGACTTCCGTGCACGCATCGTGGACGTGGGCCGTTACGCCCTGATGTTTGAAGTGACCGGAGACGAAGGCAAAATCACCGCTTTCATCGAGCAGATGCGCCCTTTCGGCATCATCGAAACCATGCGCACAGGTCGCGTGGCCCTGTCCCGCGGTTCCAACGCCGACATTCCCACGCAGGTGTACACCGGAGGGGAAAGCAAGAGTCTGGAACCCGTGCTCGGGGATGTGGAGATTTAA